From Watersipora subatra chromosome 8, tzWatSuba1.1, whole genome shotgun sequence, a single genomic window includes:
- the LOC137401957 gene encoding C-type Lectin CRL-like: MFSIVALSLIALSFCMAEPLHQEQESRINSHSVSRREVIGSIPFRELPYGDICDVCKNREPAAVECTAPYIRNPHSNTCIRLVNTYKTWEDANNDCHANGENLATFETLESCFWLTNVRKTNSDWRKGEIWIGGKWIDGRWRWAGKTDSLLDTVPWANGQPDHHVTGEECAGNRESDYLLNDFQCNSILYYICEKSS, from the exons ATGTTTTCCATAGTAGCACTTTCTCTGATTGCTTTGTCATTTTGCATGGCAGAACCTCTTCACCAG GAACAGGAGTCCAGAATCAATTCTCATAGTGTTTCTAGAAGAGAAGTGATCGGATCAATTCCTTTTAGAGAATTACCATATG GAGATATTTGTGATGTTTGCAAAAACAGAGAACCAGCTG CTGTAGAATGCACAGCACCCTACATTCGCAACCCTCATTCCAACACTTGCATACGTCTCGTTAACACTTACAAGACTTGGGAAGATGCCAATAATGACTGTCATGCAAATGGAGAGAACTTAGCCACCTTTGAGACACTCGAATCTTGCTTTTGGCTCACCAACGTTCGGAAGACAAACTCTG acTGGAGAAAGGGCGAAATTTGGATTGGTGGAAAATGGATAGATGGCAGATGGCGATGGGCTGGCAAAACAGATTCTCTCCTTGACACTGTGCCCTGGGCAAATGGACAACCTGACCATCATGTGACGGGAGAAGAGTGTGCTGGAAATCGAGAGTCTGACTACCTATTGAATGATTTTCAATGTAACTCAATTCTTTATTATATTTGCGAGAAGTCTAGCTAA